tatatgagattataaaattatttttattataaattaaatttaacagATTAGATAAAACtacattaatttgtaaaattaattttgtgtaatttatttatggTTATAGCACTcctcttaaaataaataagcacttttaataattttattcttttaagatAACTGATGTTTAATATGGTATCAACAGAGGAGATTCATATGCAAAAATGTATGATaacaagttatttttttaataaaatattattacttttaaggTTGAACCAATTAATAGACCTAATTCATCTCCCTTGGGCTAGAGtgattcttttaattaatttattctcTTTAATATTTGATCACGTAAACAATAGTGTGgcttaaggggaaaaaaaaaaaatactaaacaaTGGTGTGAAATATTCCATTACTCCTATAGAATCATCCATGCTATGATCTAACTCCCTTAATgggttgaataaaaatatagtgAGGCTCTATTAAATTCCTTTGAACAAGTGATTATATCATATGATGCTCGGGAAAAAAGAAGATTATAGGGTATGATAGAAAGAGAATGGCAATAAGTATGATAATtaagaaatgatagttacagtCATGATTGCATAGGTGtcttataattacttttaaaaaaataaataaatacgggaattatatgagataaaattaaatttttaatagtagatcacAATCTTTTTTAAAGTGACTACACGGCGCTTGCGCTGTTGCGCACTCTacaactgtatatagcattagtCTCAtctccacacactacatatcacattttttttttaaaaaaaaaaatttggttttattattcctaaactatttgaattttttttctcatcatcCATGCACTACAcatttagtaagagaaaaaaataaaaaaataaaaaattatgtatggtgtgtagggatgatgagtaaaatttttatttttaaaatgaccaGATATTGGATACATTGAGATAGAGCTTGTAGCAATGCGGTATAATATAACCCAGAACCTCAGGTCCACTGCAATGGCAATCCTTGTGTAGTTGAGATTGatatgtgattttttaattttatgtttcatTAACAACCAAAGAATAGAGGACTTTCGGCTCTGTAAAGTATAAAACAGAAAACATCAGTCATCCAATCCACACAGGAAATACACATCTAATGAACTCATCAGTATACAATTACAAGCAATTGGAATTATTGCTGCATTTTACTATGTAAgattacaataaaaatacaaaagaagaaTATAGTAACTCCTCTGTCTCCCTCTCTCCAACAAATtcaaagaaatgaataaaaaaaaaaaaaaaatcagaaatcgGCCGACCAGCCCTGTCCAAGTTTCTATTTTCTATTCCCAGCTTTGCGCTTCATATCAGCTGAAGCTGGCTGTCTCCCACTCCGCTGCAGATGGGCACCTACCCCATTTGATTGTTTCCGTGAAGGGGAAGCGCCTAGAGAAGCATTGCCATTCTTGCTGCAAATGTTAACAACTCGTCAAAAAAGCATGTAAATTTACCTGGTAGACAGTATTTAGATGGAGTTATAGTATACATCAACAACTGATCAACTTTGTATTACCTTAGTTCTGGGCTTTTTGACGTCTTTAGATTGGGTTTCTTGGGTTTTGCCCCAATTCCATTGGTCATGCCTGTAAGTTTTGTGTGGTTGAATTGCCAAAGCAAATCTGGCTCTGAGGAGTCACTGGTGGCAGCATCAAGATCATCCATTTCATCGGTACTAGTGACACTGAACTGGTTGCCTCCCATAAACATGTTGTAGGATTGATGTGGGTAAATTTTGGAAGAATCTGGGAGATACTTCTGATAAAATACATCAGTTAAGTCCCCATTATCTGTTGCCCAACTTCCCAAAGGGTTTTCAACTTTGCTTACATCATGCTTGTTTACCATGACTTTATCAACCCACTCACCGGAGCCTATTTCTCTGTCATCCTCCCCATAGGTCTGGCCATGATTATTCACAGGAGGCCAGGGAGGGGAGTTCGCTAATAGCTCATCAAGATCAAAACTTGTTGTCTTTTGCCTCAGTGCAGATTTTTTATGGACCTGCGGAATCATTTTTCTGATTTCACATTttggttaaaaataaaataaaataaccgaACAAGTTTATGCCAGGATATAAAACAAGACCGAAACATGCCAGCCTAAAGGTGATAAATCCTTCTATCATACTCTATTGAAATCACATCAGCACTTCAATCGCTAATATTGTCTACATTACAAGATATAaattaactatttaaaaaaagaaaaaacagtgtTTCATTTACATACTGGTCACTGCtagtatgaaaatgaaaaatatctaTCGAGTCGTGATCAGGGAACATGATTTACCTCAATATTGCCAACATCACCCATTGGTTGCCGGCAGCTGTTCTGGTCTCCCAAAAAACCTGCATCATGCTTTTTAGAGCGAAATGGTGATAACTCACTAGGTTTCGTCCTGTATTTTTCAGAGCTTCCAGATATGGAATTTTGCATGTGCTCTGGCTCCCCCTCTTTCCTTGCCAGTGCTGCTTTAAGACAGGCAATCTGAAGAAGAATTCAAAAGATTTATAGAACACTGGTATGAATGGACAAAGTCCTTGAAATCACTATTATGAGAACTATACAGATGACAGAATGTAAAACCTGTTCTTTTAGCTCCTTAACATCTGTGCTATCTTTGTTTACTCTGGCAGCACCAAGTTCAACAGTGGCAACTCTCTCGGCAAATTTAAGTGTACTTATTGTTTCTCCAGTAGCATCAGGCTCAGGGCTTATGTGAACAAACATCAGTGTCTTGGCCTGCCCTCctgaaaatattattacaaCCCCAAAACCCTACTAAGATCTTTCCAAAATCTCAGGATATAGTTCCACTATACTCTTGAAGAAATGCGTAAATTTAACCTTACCAAGTGAATCTTGGAGCAGCTGTGTGAGTTTGCTATTTCTATACGGAACATGCTGATTCTTTTGGGCAAGGGAAGATATCACATCACCCAATGCTGAAAGGGATTTGTTTATATGCTGCGCTTCTTTGAGTCTATCTCCTGTCACTTCAGATTTGTTTACCCTCTCACTTCCTGCCAGATCAACCAGATGCATGCATCCACGAAGAATAGTTCCAGATGTCAAGTTTCTTCCTTGAACATGAACAGTCAAACAACTGCAAATTCACAatttattagaagaaacaaatcAGCCTAACTAAAGATATTCCATAGAaccattaatataattaattccaTAGAGAACTATGTTCCTACCTATGAGAGCGACTACTACGATCATTTAAGGCTGTTGCACCCACTGCACGATTCCTTTGTCCGAGGTTCATCagatcaataacatcagatgtcGATGACACTGGCACAAGGTTTGCATCTGGTACACTAAGTCCATTATGAGAACTATTACGAATTTCTAATGTAGCCACAATTAAGGAAAGCTAGTTGATGGGAGGGGCGAGAGAGTGAGACTGGCAAAGAACAAAGTTtataaacttaaataaaattctgaaAGCCTGGACATTTTAACATGATTTTTAAtccaatttgaaaatttgaggtTTGTGAAAATATTTCACAGCATTGAACTAAAATAACAGTAAGTCCAAAAGTTGAAATGATATTCAGAGCTCTCAACCTACTATGACCATCTCTATAAGCAGAAAGCTCATCAACTTATAATTAAAAAACTTGATggtaacaaaaacaaataacttATAAAGGATATCTTTTGTTTGTTCCATCAACGATAAGGAGATCCCTAACTTGCTCGTTATAGATCTCGATCATCTGAACAGAAACATCATAGGAGAAAGTGTCTTTTCTTTGACTtgctaaataaaacaaatcGCCCAAAGCCCGATAATTTACTCCCTGGTTTTTCTCTGTAAGATCTTTAGGTCCAGACTGGACATATAAACAGCAAAAGTTAGCCACATTTGCCTAGCTTCACAAACAAACATCATTGAAAACATTGTTTCGTATCTTTTGGGATTAAGCTAAACCTAACCTACCATGGTGTAAGTTTTTCCTGATCCAGTTTGACCATATGCAAATATGCAAACATTGTAACCATCAAGAACAGACCGAATCAAAGGCTGCATATCAGAAAAGACCTCCGCTGCAAGAAGTCAGGAGACAAAAGAGTTAAAGCAATGTTATGATCATAAAATCTGAAAGGTATCTAATTAAAATCCTCATCAACCTTGGGTTGCAGATGGCCCAAAAACCTTGTTGAAGCTGAAAGACTTCTGGCCTTGCCCATGCTTCGATGGAGTACTGATAGTGATACTGccatcttctataaaatccacATTGCTGAAATGATTTGATTGTCCCGGGAGGAAGGGTCTCACTCGACAGTAAACCCTAATACTTCCTGATACAAAAAAACCATTTAATCCATTTTGAGGACTTAAACCTAGGCAGTCAGTATTTTACTTTTTCCTTTACCCCAAGGAGGCTACAAGTGAACTTCTTACCCTTGAGATCCTGCACTTGATTGTATAGCTTGCGATTTTCCTCAAGAACTCTATGATAACCAGAAGCAGCATGAGACAGACCGTGAATGTGCATGCCTACAAAGAAACAAGACAAATTTTTCTTCTCAAAAACTCTTccagaaagaaaggaaaagaaacataaaatagaaagaaacaacatataatgaaaattattttcccgAATCGTACCAAGATTGTGGAACTCCTCATGAAACTTCATTTGCATAAATTGCATCCCAGCTTTTGTAGTGTGAAGAGTATGCTTCAgttcctacccaaaaaaaaaaaaaaaaaaaacagattagCATTAATAAGCTAAGCAGTCAAGGGAAACTGAAAAGCAATGACAATAGCAGTTTTTGTACTTGAATGTGTCTCTGCTGTTGATCAAATGCCATTTGCTGTTTCAGGAGTTGCTCTTTTGATTTCTCATCAGAAATGTAGGTTTTCTGGATGACCTCTTTCTTTGTCACCttttcatttttactttcaGTCTAAAAAATCACAGCAACCCAAAGGAAAATATCAGCAATCCCAAGTTATAATCCAATCATAGATTCTGTCATCGAATATATGCTTTTTCTATAGACTCACTAGTGCATATTAATCCCTAGGTACCTGTGCAGAAGGTAAGAAATAATGTATCACCTTTTTATCACCAGAAGCAAATTTCAATAAAGATTTGTTGCTGTGAGAAGCAGCCATGTCTTTTGGAGTTGTTGTCATCTATGGGTTACGAATAAATACCCAGTCAGACATGTTGattgataaagaaaaattatcttataaaggaaaataggagaaaaaaaaCTCGTTGAGGATCCAAGAAACCATGTTTTGCTGATTTGGATCGTGCACTAACCCCTGGTCTAATGTTGAATTTCAAAGCACAtcttttttatcagtaaatatagattttattgatgagGAATAGGCATGGCTCAAGTACACggaacatatacaagagcaacaacTAGGCATGATTGCCAAGgatacaaggaattcatgaaTATTCAAACCATTGGAAATTTTCAAAGCACATGCAAATGCATAATTGGTCTCATAGTCCATATTAACATACCAGTTCTAATTGGCTTGAAATGCGATGCTCAAACTCCTCCACAACCTTATTTAGCACAGATTCAACCAACTGTTTCATGCAAAGGAGCAAGATTAACACAATTAAGAAGAAGCAGCAGTATAAGTAACAACTATTGCAATCCCAAAGTAGTGATGGTAGGTAACAATATAATTTAGATTCATTATTCTCACAAGATTAAAAGGGCAGTCTGCTTGATCAAGCTAATCCCTTCAGGATGCTCAGGACACATTTTCCAACTTGGAATTGAATGGTACAGATATAATTGGTAAAATCACCTAAAATTTAACCATAGTGGATTCATAGTCCATAGTTGCAGGCTCCATTACACGATAAAATCTATACTAAGCCCCAGCTTGATCAGCAAAGTGGTAGCTAGTACTTAATCCTTACCGTTGGAACTTCTTCAGGCTTCTTATCTAATAGAACCGCACGAACAAGCATACTCAAGGAACAGTTAGCAGGCTGCAGGTAAcatgaatgaattaataaaattcaGGCTTCAATCAACTAGACaaattacacacacacactgtGTAAAAAGAAAAGTTAAGGTTACCAACCATTTTATTAGACTCAAGGTCAGAGGACAGCATATTCAAAGATTTTTCACCCATTGAGGAGTTCCTTGACAAGGAATTCGTGAATGGCTCTGAATTTTTCCTCACAAAAGATTTGGCAGACACGGCTGGTTTCACATTTCCACCAAATTTCCAAACCCCATTCCCCCCCGTCTGTTTCCATTCACTGTAGGATTTAAGCGCCAGAACACAATTCACAACCCTTGCAGACTTCCCACCCTGAAATTCAATGGATGTTTTTATGCCAAAATTACCTGTAAGATCCTCCCTACCAAAAAGTTTTACGCTAGCACAATAGTTGTTTAATCCAAAGCATCAGATGTGTGTAAAAAATAGGTGGAaagtaacatatatattaagttaacaaaaaacaagggtactaaatttcttaattcatCGTCTCTCGATGAATTGTGCACTTTGATAGGAAAATCCACATTAGTTAATTTAAAGTAATCTTTAGTATTTTAACAATTGCACCGTGAATATCCTAGGCAATTCAGATGATCCCAATCCGAATACATACTTGTTCGAGATCAGATGCCTCGAAAGTAGGAATTCCCATTTCCTGCACAGCCACTAGGAAGTTTCTCGCATTCTCAAAGTATTGAAATGCTGACAATGCCGCTCCATCAGGAACCAGAGCAGAATCACATGGACTTTCCACCACCTGAAAACAATTAAACTACGTAATTATTCcatatttaaaaacaatatcAACATAAAAAAGGTCCCGAAATTGGAATGAGGATGAGGATAATGATAAGATTGACACCTTGGGCACAGCTCCAGGGTGAACCTTATTGAGAACATTGCAGAGAATAATGCCACTTCTCAATCCAAGCCTGAACTCTTCCTCCGAAGGCTCCGCCGGCAAATCCTTGGCCGCTACTACTCCCACCATCTTTCTCAGCCACCCCGCCGCTTCGTTTCTTCTCAAGGCTACCAATTCTCAAACAAAACAACTGATCAGTGAAATTCACTCATCATCTCCAACATAATCTTAGAACACCGCACAGCAACTCAAGTTCCAAAATTAGTGTCTTTCTTTCACCCTTCAGATGCCAGAAAAACCTAAATGGAAATAcgaagacaaaaaagaaaaaggagtacCAGCTTCCTCAGCTTTTCTAGACTCAAGATCAAGACCTCTGAGACGGTTCCCGTGCTGTTGGAGCACATCTTCCACCACCTCCGCCACGGAAAACGACAATGCCCCCTCCGCCGTTGCTGCCATCATATCAGAAACGGACTAATAAAATCCCTTGAATATCCCAGAAGAAAAAACCAGCAGCATTAACTAAACGACGGGATCTTTTGGAGGTTTTCTGAAGATCTGAAAGGTAGGAAGGTTTGGTTGGTGATGGTGGTGGGAGGTATCTTTGTTACCAATTCATCATACAATACAGAGAACTCACAGGAGTCACATTCTCCATTAGACCTTTTGCtttcctctttccttttctctctctatacAAAAAGGAAAAGTGGGGGGAAGGGTGCTTTCTTCTTCACTCCTCACTCTTCCTTCCTTTATACTCTGTCTTTCTCCAAAGCTGCCTCCTTTCCCGAACCTGTCTCCCGAGCCTCTCCTTCTCGCAAGCCCAAACTGCGATGCGCGTAGAAAAAACAGTTGGGAGTATAGAGTGAAAAGTGGGACAAGGAGGTGGTTAAAAATAGTTGGAATGTGATGTTAACGGTCATTGAAGAGAGTGCGTGGGTGGGGGAATGAGATTTACAACAGAGTTTTAAGATTTGTCGTGCAGTGATTTTGGTTGGGTTTAACGTAATTCGGCGTGGACTTTGGAGTTGGAACTTGGATCCGCTTACTTCTCCAACTTGTACTCTTTAAATTACACTGAGCAAGTCAATTTTAGTTGTTTGGAATCGAATCGtttaaaatgagtaaatattaaTTAAGTGTGATTGATTATGATTTATGGAGAGTTACAAAGAGtaatattttcctaaaataaattatttatcaattacTCTCAaggtatataataaaaattagaaaataatttatgtaGTCAATCATGTGCAAGTCTagcaatatttttttgaaataattttattacgtataaataaagttacgtactattacatattaatattgatttttttatattttaaatttaaattaatactgtttttaataaaatctattttttaaccgaTCACattaaatttgtatatatattaatgtgcagTTGTGCTTACAATTAGATAGatagaaaaaatttgaaactactattaaaaataaatatttcaaattagtGTGTAGGATTTGGATCTGTTTTTTAAATGATCTTTTCCTAAGAAATAGAattgataattaaataaaaaaaattttatcttaaatcaTGTATTCAAGTATGACATTAACATAAATGACTGGTGCAATTTACATAATCACATGGTTATGtcacataaaaatccatttatgATAAAAAGAAACTTGGCGATGACTTTGAGATCGATCTAAGGGTAAAAAGGCTAACACCATATTCCACAACTAAAACGGTGCACTGATAATTTGTATTGAATCTGAAAAAAAATCCCTCCATTTAGGGTTCTAGAAAGCCAATATTCAAAACTTTTGAATATttgaattcttttaaaacatgaAGTTGGGTGGATTTGTCCGCTTCGTTTTGTGCACTTTCAACATTCAACATgcacattatatatatgatcatgttCAAATCAGTAGGCCCTATCTTTTAATGTTATAATTCAAACTAAGCAGGAACACTGGCCCCACGAACCGACGTACAATGGCTTGAGGATGACACTAACGACAAACTACTACAGCCTCCAAATATTGTTCATTATATCCTAAATCAATTTCATATGATATTATATGGCAGGGTACCTCTCCATAAACCTTATACTTGTAGAACATTGAGATCATCAGTGAACAATCTGTTAATGATTCTGAGTGAATCATGTCCCTGATCCCGTGCATGCAATGTGGTTTTTCATGACATGGATATAGGCTGATTAATGGGACAATTTAATGGGTATGCATGTCTCTTAATATCTGTGAATTTGCTCTTGGAATCATTAAACCTAAGCTTTTGATCGATCTTGATCTCTATAGCATTATGACCACTAATGCATGAGAAAAACATAATTCCGACAAAGttttactagctagctagcaaccTTTTTGTAGCGTTCTATATATTTGACCTCAATGGTACTATATCAATTGATGAATGCATGATTTTTGTAAAACTACGCCTAGTTCTCAATGTCTCATTTACCTCCCATGTCTCTTGCTAATATGGGCAAGCGTGCAAGCAAGCGGGTTTTAGTTCAAAATAAAATGGTACCcgaatatatagaaaataaaataaaataaaaagaacactGAAATCCTAAATTCTATgtacttttttatgtttgtggttttagttttttttttttttttaaaataaatcatgtGATACCACATTGTGGTGCAACATCAAGGGTACAAAATGAGTAATATAAATTAGAGTGTatagtagcattactctttgtCCAATCAAGCAATTGACAAATCAATGAGGGGTGATGCTAAAAAAAAGGATTTGTTCAAGATTGTGGGTCTCACAGTCCCTCATGTTCTACACTCACCGCGGGAGCTTCAAGGGATCTGAAATTTGTATTCAGTTGCTCTTCTTGATGTAAAAATCACAGTAACTGCTTTTGTTGGGAATCAAGCCTTGCTTTTCAATCTTAAATACTACATACATCAATAGTCaatacaaagagatatttgaATAAGATTGAGGACACACACATGTCCAACCATAAATTTGCTTTGCATTAGCATCAAAGATGTTGGTAAAGTTTCAAAGCCACGAAAACCATTGCATATAGGAAATTTTGCCACATAGTTGCAGAGTCTTGAGCaagtaaaaaggaaagaaagaaagaagaaaggttgAAAGCAAGCAAGTTCAtgaaaatcatctaattaatacaTCCAATTCTTACTTAAATGTCCCACCAATCGTTAGGCAATATGTCCATCTCATGATCAGCTAGTGGGATTGGTTCTTGAAAACAGTTACCGACCCACCATGGGCTTCTCTAAGCTGATAACGATGGAATTGCCTATAATTAATAACATAAATAGGAGGCCATGGCCTTGTGTTCCAAGTAAAGATATACTTTGAATCTTTTCCTTCATTACTATGGACCAACCATATTAATATTGCTAATCTGTTGAGATCAAAGATGTGCTACAAAAACAGAACTGACATGCCCTCAGCATCTATTCTTTATATGGCACATCATTCTATTCTCATGAATGGTTTACCTATTTTAAATACAACTGCAAGATTTCTAACAATGAATGATTTCCATCGGCTTATGTAAAATTAATGGGAAATGCATTTGTGCTATATTAGTGATTCTCTATATCTGGATAAGTATTATTtatttctccttctctctcttttttatattttgataattgatggaatatttaattaataatataaagaaagaataggTAACATGCTGTAGAGtatatttcaaaaattattagCTAAAATAAGTAAAGTAGGCAGCTTTTCATTAGCTATTTTAGATCAGATTTAGATATATTATTGGGAATGCTAGATATGAATACATGTATAAGAATACAAAAGATCTATTTGAAAGCCTCTATTTTTATACACTCAATACATCGCTGACGTGAAAGTGTTCCACatcaatgattttaagaaagaagTGGTGCGTTAAGACATCAATTTTGTATGGTAACTCGTAAGAATACACACTTATTATATGGAAAATCCACAGTGCACTGAAGATGGGTACTGAAAAAACATACcgatcattattattattttttttaaatacacacTTATGCTTTAAAAAAAGACAAATACTTTTACcacaaaatatttacataaaagtaaatttacaaactgatatgaCTTGATGCAGtacatcaaattgtaaaattaattttaatataaaatagaccATCTAATATATTACgtgaaattatatcaatttatatatttatttatatataatttctttatctatatatatttatatatatatatatgtaacaattctcttttaaaaaaataccctATTTGATTCACTTTTCAGTATCCATATTAGGTGTCCCTAGCAGGACCTTGTTA
This genomic window from Carya illinoinensis cultivar Pawnee chromosome 7, C.illinoinensisPawnee_v1, whole genome shotgun sequence contains:
- the LOC122316778 gene encoding kinesin-like protein KIN-14I isoform X2; the protein is MMAATAEGALSFSVAEVVEDVLQQHGNRLRGLDLESRKAEEAALRRNEAAGWLRKMVGVVAAKDLPAEPSEEEFRLGLRSGIILCNVLNKVHPGAVPKVVESPCDSALVPDGAALSAFQYFENARNFLVAVQEMGIPTFEASDLEQGGKSARVVNCVLALKSYSEWKQTGGNGVWKFGGNVKPAVSAKSFVRKNSEPFTNSLSRNSSMGEKSLNMLSSDLESNKMPANCSLSMLVRAVLLDKKPEEVPTLVESVLNKVVEEFEHRISSQLELTESKNEKVTKKEVIQKTYISDEKSKEQLLKQQMAFDQQQRHIQELKHTLHTTKAGMQFMQMKFHEEFHNLGMHIHGLSHAASGYHRVLEENRKLYNQVQDLKGSIRVYCRVRPFLPGQSNHFSNVDFIEDGSITISTPSKHGQGQKSFSFNKVFGPSATQAEVFSDMQPLIRSVLDGYNVCIFAYGQTGSGKTYTMSGPKDLTEKNQGVNYRALGDLFYLASQRKDTFSYDVSVQMIEIYNEQVRDLLIVDGTNKRLEIRNSSHNGLSVPDANLVPVSSTSDVIDLMNLGQRNRAVGATALNDRSSRSHSCLTVHVQGRNLTSGTILRGCMHLVDLAGSERVNKSEVTGDRLKEAQHINKSLSALGDVISSLAQKNQHVPYRNSKLTQLLQDSLGGQAKTLMFVHISPEPDATGETISTLKFAERVATVELGAARVNKDSTDVKELKEQIACLKAALARKEGEPEHMQNSISGSSEKYRTKPSELSPFRSKKHDAGFLGDQNSCRQPMGDVGNIEVHKKSALRQKTTSFDLDELLANSPPWPPVNNHGQTYGEDDREIGSGEWVDKVMVNKHDVSKVENPLGSWATDNGDLTDVFYQKYLPDSSKIYPHQSYNMFMGGNQFSVTSTDEMDDLDAATSDSSEPDLLWQFNHTKLTGMTNGIGAKPKKPNLKTSKSPELSKNGNASLGASPSRKQSNGVGAHLQRSGRQPASADMKRKAGNRK
- the LOC122316778 gene encoding kinesin-like protein KIN-14I isoform X1; its protein translation is MMAATAEGALSFSVAEVVEDVLQQHGNRLRGLDLESRKAEEAALRRNEAAGWLRKMVGVVAAKDLPAEPSEEEFRLGLRSGIILCNVLNKVHPGAVPKVVESPCDSALVPDGAALSAFQYFENARNFLVAVQEMGIPTFEASDLEQGGKSARVVNCVLALKSYSEWKQTGGNGVWKFGGNVKPAVSAKSFVRKNSEPFTNSLSRNSSMGEKSLNMLSSDLESNKMPANCSLSMLVRAVLLDKKPEEVPTLVESVLNKVVEEFEHRISSQLELMTTTPKDMAASHSNKSLLKFASGDKKTESKNEKVTKKEVIQKTYISDEKSKEQLLKQQMAFDQQQRHIQELKHTLHTTKAGMQFMQMKFHEEFHNLGMHIHGLSHAASGYHRVLEENRKLYNQVQDLKGSIRVYCRVRPFLPGQSNHFSNVDFIEDGSITISTPSKHGQGQKSFSFNKVFGPSATQAEVFSDMQPLIRSVLDGYNVCIFAYGQTGSGKTYTMSGPKDLTEKNQGVNYRALGDLFYLASQRKDTFSYDVSVQMIEIYNEQVRDLLIVDGTNKRLEIRNSSHNGLSVPDANLVPVSSTSDVIDLMNLGQRNRAVGATALNDRSSRSHSCLTVHVQGRNLTSGTILRGCMHLVDLAGSERVNKSEVTGDRLKEAQHINKSLSALGDVISSLAQKNQHVPYRNSKLTQLLQDSLGGQAKTLMFVHISPEPDATGETISTLKFAERVATVELGAARVNKDSTDVKELKEQIACLKAALARKEGEPEHMQNSISGSSEKYRTKPSELSPFRSKKHDAGFLGDQNSCRQPMGDVGNIEVHKKSALRQKTTSFDLDELLANSPPWPPVNNHGQTYGEDDREIGSGEWVDKVMVNKHDVSKVENPLGSWATDNGDLTDVFYQKYLPDSSKIYPHQSYNMFMGGNQFSVTSTDEMDDLDAATSDSSEPDLLWQFNHTKLTGMTNGIGAKPKKPNLKTSKSPELSKNGNASLGASPSRKQSNGVGAHLQRSGRQPASADMKRKAGNRK
- the LOC122316778 gene encoding kinesin-like protein KIN-14I isoform X3 produces the protein MMAATAEGALSFSVAEVVEDVLQQHGNRLRGLDLESRKAEEAALRRNEAAGWLRKMVGVVAAKDLPAEPSEEEFRLGLRSGIILCNVLNKVHPGAVPKVVESPCDSALVPDGAALSAFQYFENARNFLVAVQEMGIPTFEASDLEQGGKSARVVNCVLALKSYSEWKQTGGNGVWKFGGNVKPAVSAKSFVRKNSEPFTNSLSRNSSMGEKSLNMLSSDLESNKMPANCSLSMLVRAVLLDKKPEEVPTLVESVLNKVVEEFEHRISSQLELMTTTPKDMAASHSNKSLLKFASGDKKTESKNEKVTKKEVIQKTYISDEKSKEQLLKQQMAFDQQQRHIQELKHTLHTTKAGMQFMQMKFHEEFHNLGMHIHGLSHAASGYHRVLEENRKLYNQVQDLKGSIRVYCRVRPFLPGQSNHFSNVDFIEDGSITISTPSKHGQGQKSFSFNKVFGPSATQAEVFSDMQPLIRSVLDGYNVCIFAYGQTGSGKTYTMSGPKDLTEKNQGVNYRALGDLFYLASQRKDTFSYDVSVQMIEIYNEQVRDLLIVDGTNKRLEIRNSSHNGLSVPDANLVPVSSTSDVIDLMNLGQRNRAVGATALNDRSSRSHSCLTVHVQGRNLTSGTILRGCMHLVDLAGSERVNKSEVTGDRLKEAQHINKSLSALGDVISSLAQKNQHVPYRNSKLTQLLQDSLGGQAKTLMFVHISPEPDATGETISTLKFAERVATVELGAARVNKDSTDVKELKEQIACLKAALARKEGEPEHMQNSISGSSEKYRTKPSELSPFRSKKHDAGFLGDQNSCRQPMGDVGNIEKNDSAGP